In one window of Ignatzschineria indica DNA:
- the purC gene encoding phosphoribosylaminoimidazolesuccinocarboxamide synthase → MSQLLYEGKAKQIYSTENPEEVLIHYKDDATAGNGAKKAQFEDKGVLNAAISTMIFEYLIENGIKTHLIKQVNDRDVLCEKIDIVLLEVIMRNIATGSLTSRLGIKEGTKLNPPILEFCYKKDEFNDPLINTDHALALGLATREEIETISEEARKINQLLIKLFAEIGIELVDFKVEFGRNPKGEIVLADEISPDTCRLWDVETHSKLDKDRFRQDLGNVIDAYREIHKRLLARKEK, encoded by the coding sequence ATGTCACAGTTACTCTATGAAGGTAAAGCGAAACAGATCTACAGTACAGAGAATCCAGAAGAGGTTCTGATCCATTATAAGGATGATGCAACTGCAGGTAATGGTGCTAAGAAGGCTCAATTTGAAGATAAAGGGGTCTTAAATGCTGCGATTTCGACGATGATCTTTGAATATCTAATTGAAAATGGTATTAAGACCCATCTGATCAAGCAGGTTAATGATCGTGATGTTCTCTGTGAGAAGATCGATATTGTCCTTCTTGAGGTGATTATGCGTAATATCGCAACAGGATCACTCACAAGTCGTTTAGGGATTAAAGAGGGAACAAAGCTGAACCCGCCGATCCTTGAATTCTGCTATAAAAAAGATGAGTTTAATGATCCATTGATCAATACTGATCACGCATTAGCACTCGGCTTAGCAACGCGTGAGGAGATTGAGACAATCTCTGAAGAGGCACGCAAGATCAATCAACTCCTTATCAAACTCTTTGCAGAGATCGGCATTGAACTTGTAGATTTTAAGGTGGAGTTTGGTCGTAATCCTAAAGGGGAGATTGTTCTCGCTGATGAGATTAGCCCAGATACCTGTCGCCTTTGGGATGTTGAAACCCATAGCAAGCTCGATAAGGATCGCTTCCGTCAAGATCT